Proteins encoded by one window of Serratia nevei:
- the sapD gene encoding putrescine export ABC transporter ATP-binding protein SapD: protein MPLLDIRNLTIEFMTAEGPVKAVDRVSMTLTEGEVRGLVGESGSGKSLIAKAICGVTKDNWRVTADRFRFDDIDLLQLSPRERRRLVGHNVSMIFQEPQSCLDPSESIGRQLAQAIPGWTYKGRWWQRFNWRKRRAIELLHRVGIKDHDDIMGSFPYELTEGECQKVMIAIALANQPRLLIADEPTNAMEPTTQAQIFRLLARLNQNNNTTILLISHDLQMMSKWADRVNVLYCGQTVESAQCEELLAAPHHPYTQALIRAMPDFGRSLPHKSRLNTLPGAIPSLEHLPIGCRLGPRCPYAQKKCIETPRLRPVKNHFFACHFPLNMEEQ from the coding sequence ATGCCGTTACTCGATATCCGCAATCTGACGATTGAATTTATGACCGCCGAAGGGCCGGTCAAGGCGGTCGATCGCGTCAGCATGACGCTGACCGAGGGCGAGGTGCGCGGCTTGGTGGGCGAATCGGGCTCCGGCAAGAGCCTGATCGCCAAAGCCATCTGCGGCGTAACCAAAGACAACTGGCGCGTCACCGCCGACCGTTTCCGCTTCGACGACATCGATCTGCTGCAGCTGAGCCCGCGCGAGCGGCGCAGGCTGGTGGGCCACAACGTCTCGATGATTTTCCAGGAGCCGCAGTCCTGTCTGGATCCTTCCGAAAGCATCGGCCGCCAGCTGGCGCAGGCCATTCCGGGCTGGACCTACAAGGGCCGCTGGTGGCAGCGCTTCAACTGGCGCAAACGCCGCGCCATCGAACTGCTGCACCGCGTCGGCATTAAGGATCACGACGACATCATGGGCAGCTTCCCGTACGAGCTGACCGAAGGTGAGTGCCAGAAAGTGATGATCGCCATCGCGCTGGCCAACCAGCCGCGCCTGCTGATCGCCGATGAGCCGACCAACGCCATGGAGCCAACCACCCAGGCGCAGATTTTCCGCCTGTTGGCGCGCCTCAACCAGAACAACAACACCACCATTTTGCTGATCAGCCACGATTTGCAGATGATGAGCAAGTGGGCCGACCGGGTGAACGTGCTGTACTGCGGGCAAACGGTGGAAAGCGCCCAGTGCGAAGAGCTGCTGGCGGCGCCGCACCACCCTTACACCCAGGCGCTGATCCGCGCTATGCCGGACTTCGGCCGCTCGCTGCCGCACAAGAGCCGGTTGAACACGCTGCCGGGTGCCATTCCTTCGCTGGAACACCTGCCGATCGGCTGCCGCTTGGGGCCGCGCTGCCCTTACGCACAGAAGAAGTGCATCGAAACACCACGCCTGCGCCCGGTCAAAAACCACTTCTTTGCCTGCCACTTCCCGCTGAACATGGAGGAGCAATAA